A window from Candidatus Nitrosotenuis uzonensis encodes these proteins:
- a CDS encoding ArsR/SmtB family transcription factor: MSTTNSEKSNHVSNVEQFRIYFSDDAKIKSFGEILTSDAGRIILKYLLSDELTANQISQKSGISLQLVKYHLNKMQDLGIVSISKTEKNSKAHDMKFYTATKFAIMILPQSESEKVRQSLVQSLRKFSKITAVMLATAGALLGTHLSQSMMTVKDIPQSVGRVGNLVDPRGIEETLRLARMRVDVAQSGSGFGSGTPMVSADMFWIQVVVFGTIMAGLSAILFWKAKNHSQRLARLE; this comes from the coding sequence TTGAGTACCACCAATTCAGAGAAAAGTAATCATGTTTCAAACGTAGAGCAGTTCAGAATATACTTTTCAGACGATGCAAAGATAAAATCATTTGGCGAGATCCTAACATCCGACGCAGGAAGGATCATTCTCAAATATCTCTTGTCTGATGAGCTTACCGCAAACCAGATCTCGCAGAAAAGCGGTATATCTCTTCAGCTGGTCAAGTATCACCTCAACAAAATGCAAGACCTCGGAATAGTAAGCATCTCAAAGACTGAAAAGAACAGCAAGGCACATGATATGAAGTTCTATACGGCGACAAAGTTTGCAATAATGATACTGCCGCAAAGCGAGAGCGAGAAGGTAAGACAGTCACTTGTCCAATCCTTAAGAAAATTCTCAAAGATTACAGCAGTAATGCTTGCAACCGCCGGCGCACTGCTTGGCACTCACCTTAGCCAGAGCATGATGACAGTCAAGGATATTCCACAGTCAGTTGGAAGGGTTGGAAATCTCGTAGACCCAAGAGGAATCGAAGAAACGCTCAGGCTGGCTAGGATGCGCGTAGATGTTGCCCAGTCAGGCTCTGGATTTGGTTCTGGAACCCCCATGGTATCTGCAGATATGTTCTGGATTCAGGTGGTGGTGTTTGGGACAATAATGGCAGGTCTTTCGGCCATACTTTTTTGGAAGGCAAAAAATCATTCCCAAAGACTTGCCAGACTAGAATAA
- a CDS encoding formyltetrahydrofolate deformylase translates to MKKIRIGITVVGKDKEGIVAAFTNFIFQKNGNIEKVNQNVIRGLFGMHLEASFSGRIDVKKFDYELQSLGKKLGMEVSIYHEINSHKNIAVFVTKEPHCLQALLDAKDKLKGNISVIVGTEKTLEPMAKKAKIPFVLVDEKDQQKAEHHLIEITKKYDIDLVVLARYMRIMTPNFVWRYPHRIINIHPSLLPAFPGAFAYAQAFERGTKIVGVTAHYVTEELDQGPIIFQDSFKVDSADSLEVIKKKGQKLEADTLLKAVKMHLEGRLEVSWRKVYTR, encoded by the coding sequence GTGAAGAAAATTCGCATAGGTATCACTGTGGTTGGAAAGGACAAAGAGGGAATAGTTGCCGCATTTACCAATTTCATATTCCAAAAAAACGGCAACATTGAAAAGGTCAACCAGAACGTCATCAGGGGGCTATTTGGCATGCACCTGGAGGCCTCATTTTCCGGCAGAATAGACGTAAAGAAATTCGATTATGAGCTCCAATCGCTTGGAAAAAAGCTCGGGATGGAAGTTAGCATATACCATGAGATAAACTCTCACAAGAACATTGCAGTGTTTGTAACAAAAGAACCTCATTGCCTGCAGGCACTGCTTGATGCAAAAGACAAGCTGAAGGGAAATATCAGCGTCATAGTAGGAACTGAAAAAACACTTGAGCCGATGGCAAAGAAGGCAAAAATTCCGTTTGTGTTAGTAGACGAAAAGGATCAGCAAAAGGCAGAACACCACCTGATTGAAATTACAAAAAAATATGACATTGATCTTGTAGTGCTTGCAAGATACATGAGGATAATGACACCAAACTTTGTTTGGAGATATCCTCACAGAATAATCAACATACATCCGTCATTATTGCCTGCATTCCCAGGCGCGTTTGCCTATGCGCAGGCATTTGAAAGAGGCACCAAGATTGTCGGGGTTACAGCCCACTATGTCACAGAGGAGCTGGATCAGGGACCGATAATATTCCAAGACTCATTCAAGGTGGATTCAGCGGACTCGCTTGAGGTGATAAAAAAGAAAGGGCAAAAGCTGGAAGCAGATACACTACTAAAGGCAGTCAAGATGCACCTTGAAGGAAGACTTGAGGTCAGCTGGAGAAAAGTCTATACGAGATGA
- a CDS encoding ubiquinol-cytochrome c reductase iron-sulfur subunit, producing MLEQGSNRSALSRRDFLKLMSAGGIALAFAPFVQWGKYMPNPKGDILGKAPVIIPGGTHANIHTFPLNHAEVITYPSTGDIVLDEEAFRKWQLIRLPEEFGGSAKDVSAFRVYSMVCLHLWCLWKYWPQEGQKKGQCPCHASTYDPITGRATSGPAALQAAPSNVLPRLDLEADADGYLWITPPKFETRANGIVGYGRFLPAA from the coding sequence ATGTTAGAGCAGGGTTCTAACAGAAGCGCCCTCTCACGACGTGATTTTTTAAAGCTGATGAGCGCAGGCGGAATTGCACTAGCGTTTGCACCATTCGTGCAATGGGGCAAGTATATGCCGAATCCCAAAGGCGACATTTTAGGAAAGGCGCCAGTCATCATACCTGGAGGAACACATGCAAACATACACACATTTCCTCTTAATCATGCCGAAGTTATAACTTACCCGTCCACTGGTGATATTGTCCTAGATGAGGAAGCGTTCAGAAAATGGCAGCTTATCAGGCTGCCAGAGGAGTTTGGCGGCTCCGCCAAAGACGTTTCCGCATTCCGTGTATACAGCATGGTGTGTTTGCATCTTTGGTGCTTGTGGAAATACTGGCCGCAAGAAGGCCAAAAGAAAGGTCAGTGTCCGTGCCATGCAAGCACGTATGATCCCATTACCGGAAGGGCCACAAGCGGTCCAGCTGCCCTGCAGGCTGCACCATCAAACGTGTTGCCAAGACTAGATCTTGAAGCCGACGCTGACGGTTATCTTTGGATCACGCCACCAAAGTTTGAGACACGTGCTAACGGCATAGTAGGATACGGGCGATTCTTGCCGGCTGCCTAG
- a CDS encoding winged helix-turn-helix transcriptional regulator, with the protein MQQEYEKCIKDGVCDIMTCCPIDNTFKIIGKKFTIHILRNMGLLNQNRFNQLLESIEGINPKTLSARLREMEKSGLIERKIIPSTPPRVEYSVTEKGLALKPVILAMAEFSMKYCAGDVFKDGKSRTLKQVFNMALVDIPKEHRR; encoded by the coding sequence TTGCAACAAGAATACGAAAAATGCATCAAAGATGGTGTGTGCGATATCATGACGTGCTGCCCAATTGACAACACGTTCAAGATAATAGGAAAAAAATTCACCATACACATTCTGCGTAACATGGGCCTGTTAAACCAAAACAGATTCAACCAGCTCCTAGAGTCAATTGAGGGGATAAACCCAAAGACGCTTTCTGCCAGGCTGCGGGAAATGGAAAAAAGCGGCCTAATTGAGCGCAAAATAATACCGAGCACACCCCCTCGCGTAGAATACTCTGTCACGGAAAAAGGGCTTGCCCTAAAGCCAGTCATACTTGCCATGGCCGAATTTTCTATGAAATACTGTGCAGGGGATGTCTTCAAGGATGGCAAGTCACGCACACTAAAGCAGGTCTTTAACATGGCTTTAGTTGATATTCCAAAAGAGCATAGACGTTAA